The Pangasianodon hypophthalmus isolate fPanHyp1 chromosome 13, fPanHyp1.pri, whole genome shotgun sequence genome includes a window with the following:
- the LOC113528209 gene encoding serine/threonine-protein kinase/endoribonuclease IRE1 has translation MGWGVCSRALVWCIYTALFSTLLLEGHCSRSSVSLPESLLFVSTLDGNLHAVSKRSGSIKWTLKEDPVLQVPTHVAEPAFLPDPNDGSLYSLGGKNNEGLTKLPFTIPELVQASPCRSSDGILYMGKKQDVWYVVDLLTGEKQQTLTSSFAETLCASSSLLYLGRTEYTITMYDTKSRELRWNATYSDYASTLPDDDTKYKMAHFVSNGDGLVVTVDSETGAVQWVQNYDSPVVAVYMWQREGLRKVPHTNVAVETLRYLTFTSGQVGRITQWKYPFPQERKLEDKLMSTLYVGKYSTSLYASPSLVHDGVTVVPRGSTFPMLEGPSSQEGNVEEDQECVITPSTSVKFNAALKERNRVNYMRNYLLLIGHHETPPEAHKKILEKFPDGFPRQHSNVIPPATEQTIEEKVNESGMEDSSPLPPPVHPLQEKQPRPLRSEAPVDSILKDMATIIFSTFLLAGWVAFIITYPKSMQKQQQLQHQQFQRQMEEKLELLQKQQLLFQPPGDLLPDGDFLEVARGRAESSGQSSANATPRASNHSNLSHSEPGGSAAEHDDGEDESSIVRVGNITFNPRNVLGHGAEGTIVYRGHFDNRQVAVKRILPECFSFADREVQLLRESDEHPNVIRYFCTERDRQFQYIAIELCSATLQEYVEQKDFNRHGLEPVTLLQQTMSGLAHLHSLNIVHRDLKPHNILVSMPNAHGRVRAMISDFGLCKKLAAGRHSFSRRSGVPGTEGWIAPEVLSEDAKHNPTCKVDIFSAGCVFYYVVSQGCHPFGKSLQRQANILLGVYSLDHLQPDKHEDIVAMNLIEQMLSVEPEKRPSAERVLKHPFFWSLEKQLQFFQDVSDRIEKEPLDGPIVRQLERGGRAVVKGDWREHITVPLQTDLRKFRSYKGGSVRDLLRAMRNKKHHYRELPEEVRETLGSIPDDFIFYFTSRFPQLLLHTHVAMRLCAHERPFLPYYHSSELPSRTITTQPEPKPPEPSQKDLSSFTHSEPTELPLDSDFPPPSDSPILPEHTQHVQQEQNAFSMPSRQEDTAL, from the exons ATGGGCTGGGGTGTGTGTAGCAGGGCCCTTGTGTGGTGCATTTATACAGCGCTGTTCAGTACCCTGCTGTTAGAG GGCCACTGCAGTCGCAGCAGCGTCTCCCTGCCTGAGAGTTTACTCTTTGTTTCCACTCTGGATGGAAACCTGCACGCCGTCAGCAAGCGCTCTGGCTCTATTAAATGGACACTTAAGGAAG ATCCTGTTCTTCAGGTCCCAACCCATGTGGCTGA acCTGCATTTCTACCTGACCCTAATGATGGAAGCCTGTACTCACTAGGAGGGAAGAACAATGAGGGACTGACG AAACTGCCCTTCACCATTCCTGAGCTGGTCCAGGCTTCCCCTTGCCGCAGTTCTGATGGAATCCTTTACATGG GTAAAAAACAGGACGTGTGGTATGTGGTAGATCTGCTGACAGGAGAAAAGCAGCAGACTCTCACCTCCTCTTTTGCTGAGACACTGTGCGCATCGTCGTCGCTACTTTACCTAGGTCGCACAG agtaCACTATCACCATGTATGACACCAAGAGCCGAGAACTGCGGTGGAACGCCACTTACTCTGATTATGCATCCACACTTCCGGATGATGATACCAAATACA AGATGGCCCACTTTGTTTCAAATGGCGATGGCCTCGTTGTAACCGTAGACAGTGAGACAGGCGCAGTGCAGTGGGTGCAGAACTATGACTCTCCCGTGGTGGCTGTGTACATGTGGCAGCGTGAGGGCCTGCGCAAGGTGCCACACACCAACGTAGCCGTGGAGACACTGCGCTACCTCACCTTCACCTCAGGCCAGGTGGGACGTATCACGCAGTGGAAGTATCCTTTCCCTCAAGAGAGGAAGCTCGAGGACAAACTCAT GTCCACCCTGTATGTGGGAAAGTACTCCACAAGCCTCTATGCATCTCCCTCTCTGGTGCATGATGGAGTTACTGTTGTG CCACGTGGTAGCACTTTTCCAATGTTGGAGGGTCCTAGTAGCCAGGAGGGCAATGTGGAGGAGGACCAAGAGTGTGTCATCACGCCCAGCACCAGTGTCAAATTCAATGCGGCCCTGAAGGAGCGGAACCGTGTCAACTACATGAGGAACTACCTCCTACTTATAG GTCATCACGAGACTCCGCCTGAGGCTCATAAGAAGATTCTGGAAAAATTTCCGGATGGTTTTCCTCGTCAGCACAGCAACGTCATCCCTCCTGCTACAGAGCAAACTATCGAGGAG AAAGTGAATGAAAGTGGGATGGAGGACAGCAGCCCCTTGCCCCCTCCTGTCCATCCTCTCCAGGAAAAACAGCCTCGCCCACTCCGCTCTGAAGCACCTGTGGACTCCATACTCAAAGACATGGCCACCATTATCTTCAGCACTTTCCTCCTGGCTGGCTGGGTAGCCTTTATCATCACTTACcccaag AGCATGCAGAAGCAACAGCAGCTGCAGCACCAACAGTTCCAGCGACAAATGGAAGAGAAGTTGGAGctcctacagaaacagcagcTGCTTTTCCAGCCACCTGGCGACCTGCTGCCTGACGGTGATTTCCTGGAGGTGGCACGTGGCCGTGCTGAGAGCTCCGGCCAAAGCAGCGCTAATGCCACACCACGTGCTTCCAATCATTCCAACCTGTCTCATTCCGAACCAGGGGGTTCTGCAGCTGAGCATGACGATGGAG AGGACGAGTCCAGCATTGTTCGAGTTGGAAACATCACCTTTAATCCTAGGAATGTTCTGGGACATGGTGCCGAGGGCACCATCGTATACAG GGGTCATTTTGATAACCGCCAAGTGGCAGTGAAGAGAATTCTCCCAGAATGCTTCAGCTTTGCAGACCGGGAGGTGCAGCTGCTGCGTGAGTCAGACGAGCACCCCAATGTCATCCGCTACTTTTGCACGGAGCGTGACCGCCAGTTCCAGTACATCGCTATAGAGCTGTGTAGCGCAACTCTGCAGGAG TACGTAGAGCAGAAGGATTTTAATCGCCATGGGCTGGAACCAGTGACCTTGCTGCAGCAAACCATGTCTGGACTGGCACATCTGCATTCACTCAATATAG TTCACAGAGATCTGAAGCCACACAACATCCTGGTATCTATGCCGAATGCCCATGGGCGTGTTCGTGCCATGATCTCGGACTTTGGCCTGTGTAAGAAGCTGGCTGCAGGCAGACACAGTTTCAGCAGGAGGTCTGGTGTTCCTGGCACAGAGGGATGGATAGCGCCTGAAGTGCTTAGTGAAGATGCCAAGCACAACCCA ACGTGCAAAGTGGACATCTTTTCTGCCGGCTGTGTGTTTTACTACGTGGTATCACAGGGCTGTCATCCATTTGGAAAGTCCCTGCAGCGGCAAGCCAACATTCTCCTGGGAGTCTATTCACTGGACCACTTGCAGCCAGACAAGCATG AAGACATTGTGGCCATGAACCTGATAGAGCAGATGCTGAGTGTGGAGCCCGAGAAGAGGCCATCAGCAGAACGAGTGCTCAAACATCCCTTTTTCTGGAGCCTTGAAAAACAGCTGCAGTTCTTCCAG GACGTGAGTGACCGGATTGAGAAGGAGCCACTAGATGGACCAATCGTGAGGCAGTTGGAAAGAGGGGGGCGTGCCGTGGTGAAAGGAGACTGGAGGGAGCATATCACAGTGCCTTTACAAACGG ATCTCCGCAAATTTCGCTCCTACAAAGGCGGCTCTGTTCGAGATCTTCTGCGTGCCATGAGAAACAAG aagCACCATTACCGTGAGTTACCTGAGGAGGTTCGGGAGACACTGGGCTCCATTCCAGATGACTTTATCTTCTACTTCACGTCCCGCTTTCCCCAGCTGCTGCTCCACACACATGTGGCCATGCGGTTGTGTGCCCATGAGCGCCCATTTCTGCCCTACTACCACAGCTCAGAGCTGCCTTCACGGACCATTACCACACAGCCTGAGCCCAAACCCCCAGAGCCAAGTCAAAAGGACCTAtcttcattcacacattcagaacccacagaactgccattAGACTCAGACTTTCCCCCACCATCAGATTCTCCAATACTGCCTGAACATACTCAACATGTGCAGCAGGAGCAAAATGCCTTCTCCATGCCATCCAGACAAGAAGATACCGCGCTGTAG